One window from the genome of Clostridia bacterium encodes:
- the rplL gene encoding 50S ribosomal protein L7/L12 encodes MATKVEQLIEDVKALTVMELAELVKALEEEFGVSAAAPVAVAAAPAAGAAAAPAAEEKSDYDVILAGIGERKMDVIKAVKDLTGLGLKESKELVDNAPKAVKTGVSADEANTIKAKLEEAGATVELK; translated from the coding sequence ATGGCAACTAAAGTTGAACAGCTTATCGAAGACGTTAAGGCATTGACCGTTATGGAGCTCGCTGAGCTCGTCAAGGCTCTTGAGGAAGAGTTCGGCGTTTCCGCCGCCGCCCCCGTCGCGGTTGCGGCCGCCCCCGCTGCCGGCGCTGCGGCTGCCCCGGCTGCCGAAGAGAAGAGCGACTATGACGTCATCCTTGCCGGCATCGGCGAGAGAAAGATGGACGTCATCAAGGCCGTCAAGGATCTGACCGGCCTCGGACTCAAGGAGTCCAAGGAACTCGTTGACAACGCCCCCAAGGCCGTCAAGACCGGTGTTTCCGCTGACGAAGCCAACACCATCAAGGCGAAGCTTGAAGAAGCCGGCGCCACTGTCGAGCTGAAGTAA